A genomic region of bacterium contains the following coding sequences:
- a CDS encoding transposase family protein, translating to MHIKKHLRFKSLVNQAAFRISEIADYRQPGKTDYSLTDCVMSGLAMMYFQDSSMLEFQRRLEEKTQWNNLTTLFNVAKIPKETQMRDVLDEVPPEGLEPIFGD from the coding sequence ATGCATATCAAGAAGCATTTAAGATTTAAGAGTTTAGTCAACCAGGCAGCGTTTCGGATTTCTGAGATTGCGGATTATCGTCAACCAGGGAAGACAGATTATTCTTTAACTGATTGTGTGATGAGTGGTTTGGCGATGATGTATTTTCAAGACTCATCAATGCTTGAGTTTCAACGGCGATTGGAAGAAAAGACACAGTGGAACAATTTAACGACCCTTTTTAATGTAGCAAAAATACCTAAAGAGACTCAGATGAGGGATGTGCTGGATGAAGTTCCACCTGAGGGATTAGAGCCAATATTTGGCGATTA